The following coding sequences lie in one Niabella agricola genomic window:
- a CDS encoding MarR family winged helix-turn-helix transcriptional regulator yields MSIEEKISQRQFKNSYHKLALNLIYTSSSLQYFLKAGFKKEGLTVQQYNILRILRGSFPKPLSTLQIRERMIDKMSDTSRIVDRLVLKGLVTKCTNHIDNRLVDVVITPEGLDKLALLDETEDRIATFFHNVSTEEAEQISAMLDKLHV; encoded by the coding sequence ATGTCCATCGAGGAAAAAATAAGCCAACGTCAATTTAAAAACAGCTATCATAAGTTAGCCCTGAACCTGATCTATACATCCAGCAGCCTTCAGTATTTTTTAAAAGCCGGTTTTAAAAAAGAGGGACTTACGGTACAACAATATAATATATTGCGGATCTTAAGGGGAAGCTTTCCTAAACCCCTTTCTACATTGCAGATACGGGAAAGAATGATCGATAAGATGAGCGATACCAGTCGCATTGTAGACCGGTTGGTGTTGAAAGGCCTGGTTACTAAATGCACGAACCACATTGACAACCGGCTGGTAGATGTGGTAATTACCCCGGAAGGACTTGACAAGCTGGCCCTGCTGGATGAAACCGAAGACCGGATTGCTACCTTCTTTCATAATGTAAGCACAGAAGAAGCCGAACAGATTAGTGCGATGCTGGATAAGCTGCATGTTTGA
- a CDS encoding aldo/keto reductase, which yields MEYRSLGTTGWSVSALAFGCMSLTGSKEESMQLVAEAVAGGVNFFDTADLYDKGENETLVGQALKPFRKNIFLATKVGNQWRADGSGWDWNPRRDYILSCAEASLKRLQTDYIDLYQLHGGTIEDNINETIDAFETLKQQGKIRHYGISSIRPNVMKEYVDRSSIESVMVQYSLLDRRPEEAVLSLLKEHNKGVLVRGALAQGMLVDKPAREYLEYSKHQVMQLQQAIKALAGRYSPQALAVQYVLQNPAVTSVVAGIRTRGQLKELLAALKPVEPAELQRLSGVLPPVFYTQHRQ from the coding sequence ATGGAATATAGAAGTTTAGGAACAACCGGGTGGTCTGTATCCGCACTCGCTTTTGGTTGCATGTCGTTAACCGGATCAAAGGAAGAAAGTATGCAGTTAGTTGCAGAAGCGGTAGCCGGTGGTGTCAATTTTTTTGATACGGCCGATCTTTACGATAAAGGCGAAAACGAAACGCTGGTCGGCCAGGCCTTAAAACCCTTCCGGAAGAATATTTTCCTGGCTACGAAGGTGGGAAATCAATGGCGGGCCGACGGTTCCGGCTGGGACTGGAACCCTCGTCGTGACTATATCCTAAGCTGCGCGGAAGCAAGTTTGAAGCGGCTGCAGACGGACTATATAGATCTGTACCAGCTTCATGGAGGAACCATTGAGGATAACATCAACGAGACCATTGATGCCTTTGAAACACTGAAACAACAGGGAAAGATCCGGCATTATGGGATCAGCAGCATCCGTCCAAACGTGATGAAAGAATATGTAGACCGTTCTTCCATTGAATCGGTAATGGTGCAGTACAGCCTGCTGGACCGCAGACCGGAGGAAGCGGTGCTATCTTTATTAAAGGAACACAATAAGGGGGTGCTGGTAAGAGGTGCGCTGGCACAGGGTATGCTGGTTGATAAACCGGCAAGGGAATACCTGGAGTACAGCAAGCACCAGGTAATGCAGTTACAGCAGGCCATCAAAGCATTAGCCGGCCGCTATTCGCCGCAGGCCTTGGCGGTACAATATGTATTGCAAAATCCTGCGGTTACCAGTGTTGTTGCCGGAATTCGTACCAGGGGGCAGCTGAAGGAGTTGCTGGCTGCCCTAAAGCCGGTAGAACCTGCTGAGCTGCAACGATTATCAGGGGTTTTGCCACCAGTATTTTACACGCAGCACCGCCAATAA
- a CDS encoding nucleotidyl transferase AbiEii/AbiGii toxin family protein: protein MEEIYLHEHNDFGDLLRILQDETGILDTLIEKDYWIMHSLYGLKKQGYNFQLKGGTSLSKAYGIIDRFSEDIDIHIDPPAVLGINENPKNDKPANSQKKKEYYDQLAAEINIPGIIKVTRDTEYDNTKNYNSGGIRLFYHQLTATRQGIKDGILLEAGYDTVMPNKPVTITSWAYEKAKPD, encoded by the coding sequence ATGGAAGAAATATACCTGCACGAACATAATGATTTTGGTGACCTGCTCCGGATATTACAAGATGAGACTGGAATACTGGACACACTTATTGAAAAAGATTACTGGATAATGCACAGCCTGTACGGGCTAAAAAAACAGGGATATAACTTCCAGTTGAAAGGAGGAACCTCTTTATCCAAAGCGTATGGAATCATTGACCGCTTTTCTGAAGATATAGATATCCATATTGATCCGCCAGCAGTATTAGGCATCAACGAAAATCCAAAAAACGATAAACCAGCTAATTCTCAAAAGAAAAAGGAGTATTACGACCAACTGGCAGCGGAAATAAACATACCTGGAATAATTAAGGTAACGCGCGACACCGAATACGACAATACAAAAAACTATAATAGTGGTGGTATCCGATTGTTTTATCACCAGTTGACGGCAACCCGTCAGGGTATTAAAGATGGCATTTTACTGGAAGCCGGGTATGATACCGTAATGCCCAACAAACCGGTAACAATAACATCCTGGGCCTATGAAAAGGCCAAACCAGATTGA